One segment of Ipomoea triloba cultivar NCNSP0323 chromosome 12, ASM357664v1 DNA contains the following:
- the LOC115999473 gene encoding uncharacterized protein LOC115999473, protein MRRLLQKQGIQHRGGVPYHPQTTGQVENANRDIKAILEKTVARHRKDWVDKLNDALWAFRTAYKAPIGTTPYRLVYGKACHLLVEIEHKAYWAIKKLNEDLFIAGQERMFQLNELEEWRLLAYETSISYKERSKSRCKNMRIIHPSILSDMTWDAY, encoded by the exons ATGCGAAGATTACTTCAAAAGCAAGGTATACAACATCGGGGAGGAGTCCCGTATCATCCTCAGACCACCGGGCAAGTTGAGAATGCAAATAGAGATATCAAGGCCATATTGGAAAAAACAGTAGCTCGGCATAGAAAGGATTGGGTTGACAAGCTTAACGATGCATTATGGGCCTTCCGGACTGCTTATAAGGCGCCAATAGGAACTACTCCATAcagattggtatatggcaaagCATGTCACCTTCTAGTTGAAATCGAACATAAGgcgtattgggccattaaaaaactaaatgaagatCTATTCATAGCAGGTCAAGAGCgaatgtttcaactgaatgaattggaagaatggcgtTTGCTGGCCTATGAGACATCCATATCTTACAAGGAGCGATCCAA ATCTcgttgcaagaacatgagaatcATCCATCCAAGCATTTTGAGCGACATGAcatgggatgcttactag